A DNA window from Leptolyngbya sp. KIOST-1 contains the following coding sequences:
- a CDS encoding CPBP family intramembrane glutamic endopeptidase — protein MTQPPPSPDPQIEPLTRMQVLAAMGVTAVVLLLISKAWLYFEPAGLLPLRLSLQDGLMGLGLGLGITLASGLIYRLWPAYRYSADTYLTMVLQPLQWPDLIWLGLLPGLSEELLFRGVMLPAIGLNSLGIVVSAASFGVLHLSSLNQWTYVVWATAIGLVLAIAAVLTGNLLVPIVAHTVTNLASSVVWKLRQQSKPA, from the coding sequence GTGACCCAGCCGCCCCCCAGCCCCGATCCCCAGATTGAGCCCCTGACCCGCATGCAGGTGCTGGCGGCGATGGGGGTCACAGCGGTGGTGCTACTGCTGATCTCGAAAGCATGGCTCTACTTTGAGCCTGCGGGGCTGCTCCCCCTGCGCCTGTCTCTCCAGGATGGCCTGATGGGACTGGGGCTGGGCCTGGGTATCACCCTGGCCAGTGGCCTTATCTACCGGCTGTGGCCGGCTTACCGCTACAGCGCAGATACTTACCTGACCATGGTGCTACAGCCTCTGCAGTGGCCCGACCTGATCTGGCTGGGCCTGTTGCCGGGCCTGAGCGAGGAACTGCTGTTTCGCGGCGTCATGCTGCCCGCCATCGGGCTCAACAGCCTGGGGATTGTGGTGTCGGCGGCCAGTTTTGGGGTGCTGCACCTGAGCAGCTTAAATCAGTGGACCTACGTGGTGTGGGCGACAGCCATTGGGCTGGTGCTGGCGATCGCGGCGGTGTTGACCGGCAACCTGCTGGTGCCCATCGTCGCCCACACGGTAACGAATCTGGCCTCTAGCGTGGTGTGGAAGCTGCGTCAGCAGAGCAAGCCGGCATGA
- a CDS encoding PAS domain-containing sensor histidine kinase — protein MVEYWQSLLSGPFIPHGHCYLWRPGLVWLHLLSDALVALSYWMIAGALVYFVQRRPDVPFKPLFWLFAIFIGACGTTHLFEVWTLWFPTYWISGGMKAVTALVSLYTALELVPRVPMALALPNLTQLMDMNQALQSEISDRTQAETSLRAAEQEVRQLNQTLEDRVQRRTAQLEEAKQQIEALLEQERRDRTTLQQAKDDLQDTAERLNLALSAAQMGTWDWQLDSGTQIWSPQTERILGLEPGTMPHRAEVWAERVHSDDLPTIEAILQEAIATQSEFAGQYRLRWPNDTWHWVSAYGRVVDVKDGRSQRMVGVVQDITAAKQAELDLRASERRFRAVFEQAAVGMARLNWQGEWIQVNQKFCDILGYQPEEIINRSFQSMTYEGDRVKDEYYYHQLLTEHTPCQFEKRYLRKDGTPLWTLVTASVESDDTDRPSAFIAIVEDIEDRKAAREELMRRADEMANTNLVLAHTTAMLEQRNAELDQFAYVASHDLKAPLRAISNLADWLGEDLGTQLPPENRHQLQLLRSRVERMESLINGLLEYSRVGRRQRSIVAVDLNQLLSNVVDSLAPPRSFVVDIPAALPTIYSYKTALGQVFANLINNAIKHHDRDQGSVRISWQDQGQWIEFAVADDGPGIAPQYHDKIFTIFQTLKARDDFESTGVGLAVVKKIVEAEGGRVWLASSVGEGTTFYFTWPFTKQPPTPAPPDLASHAI, from the coding sequence ATGGTTGAATACTGGCAGTCTCTGCTGTCGGGGCCGTTTATTCCCCACGGGCACTGCTACCTGTGGCGGCCTGGTCTGGTGTGGCTCCATCTTTTGTCAGACGCCCTGGTGGCGCTGTCCTACTGGATGATTGCCGGGGCGCTGGTGTACTTCGTCCAGCGACGGCCCGACGTACCCTTCAAGCCCCTGTTCTGGCTATTTGCCATCTTCATTGGTGCCTGCGGCACCACTCACCTCTTTGAGGTGTGGACGCTGTGGTTCCCGACCTACTGGATATCTGGTGGGATGAAGGCGGTGACAGCGCTGGTGTCGCTCTACACGGCCCTGGAGCTTGTCCCCCGGGTGCCGATGGCCCTGGCGCTACCCAACCTGACCCAGCTGATGGACATGAACCAGGCGCTGCAGAGCGAGATTAGCGATCGCACGCAGGCCGAAACCAGCCTGCGGGCCGCCGAACAGGAGGTCAGGCAGCTCAACCAGACCCTGGAGGACCGGGTGCAGCGCCGCACCGCTCAGCTGGAGGAGGCCAAGCAGCAGATTGAGGCGTTGCTGGAGCAGGAACGGCGCGATCGCACCACCCTGCAGCAGGCCAAAGACGACCTGCAGGATACCGCCGAGCGCCTCAATCTGGCCCTCAGCGCCGCCCAGATGGGCACCTGGGACTGGCAGCTCGACAGCGGCACCCAGATCTGGTCGCCCCAGACCGAGCGGATTCTGGGGCTTGAACCGGGCACCATGCCTCATAGGGCTGAGGTCTGGGCGGAGCGGGTGCACTCCGATGACCTGCCCACCATAGAGGCGATACTCCAGGAGGCGATCGCCACCCAATCCGAGTTTGCGGGGCAGTACCGGCTGCGCTGGCCCAACGACACCTGGCATTGGGTCAGCGCCTACGGGCGGGTAGTAGATGTCAAAGACGGGCGCAGCCAGCGCATGGTCGGGGTAGTGCAGGACATCACCGCCGCCAAGCAGGCCGAGCTTGACCTGCGGGCCAGTGAACGGCGGTTTCGAGCGGTGTTTGAGCAGGCCGCCGTGGGGATGGCACGGCTCAACTGGCAGGGGGAGTGGATACAGGTCAACCAAAAGTTTTGCGATATTTTGGGCTACCAGCCCGAAGAAATTATTAATCGTTCCTTCCAGTCCATGACCTACGAGGGCGACAGGGTTAAGGACGAGTACTACTACCATCAGCTGCTCACCGAGCACACCCCCTGCCAGTTTGAAAAGCGCTACCTGCGCAAAGACGGTACCCCTCTGTGGACCCTGGTGACCGCCTCCGTCGAAAGTGATGACACCGATCGCCCCTCAGCGTTTATTGCCATCGTTGAAGACATTGAGGACCGCAAGGCCGCCCGCGAAGAGCTCATGCGCCGAGCCGATGAAATGGCCAACACCAACCTGGTCCTGGCCCACACCACCGCCATGCTGGAGCAGCGCAATGCCGAACTCGACCAGTTTGCCTACGTCGCCTCCCACGACCTCAAGGCTCCCCTGCGCGCCATCTCCAACCTGGCCGACTGGCTGGGCGAAGACCTGGGCACCCAGCTGCCCCCCGAAAACCGCCACCAGCTCCAGCTGCTGCGCAGCCGGGTAGAACGGATGGAATCGCTGATCAATGGGCTATTGGAATACTCGCGGGTGGGCCGCCGCCAGCGCAGCATCGTCGCGGTAGACCTCAATCAGCTCCTGAGCAATGTGGTCGATTCGCTGGCCCCGCCACGGTCATTTGTGGTAGATATTCCCGCGGCCCTGCCCACCATCTACAGCTACAAAACGGCCCTGGGCCAGGTGTTTGCCAACCTGATCAACAACGCTATCAAACACCACGATCGCGACCAGGGGAGCGTGCGTATCTCCTGGCAAGACCAGGGCCAGTGGATTGAGTTTGCCGTGGCTGACGATGGCCCCGGCATTGCCCCCCAGTACCACGACAAAATTTTCACCATTTTTCAGACCCTTAAGGCCCGCGACGACTTTGAAAGCACCGGGGTGGGCCTGGCAGTGGTCAAAAAAATTGTCGAAGCCGAAGGGGGCCGCGTCTGGCTGGCTTCCAGCGTCGGTGAGGGCACCACCTTCTACTTCACCTGGCCGTTCACCAAGCAGCCCCCCACCCCGGCCCCGCCGGACCTGGCCAGCCATGCGATCTAA
- a CDS encoding SulP family inorganic anion transporter — protein sequence MAIPLINTIGFRHWRGDVFGGVTAAIVALPLALAFGVASGAGAIAGLYGAIFTGFFAALFGGTPTQVSGPTGPMTVVITTVIAALVARYPDTGLAMAFTVVMLGGVLQILFGLMRLGQYITLLPYTVISGFMSGIGVIIVLLQLPPLLGHAATGGVVDTLQDLPGFVRQPNWVALGLGLLTLVIVFAIPRRLNRILPAPLVALVGATVVSVVVFGQADLPRIGDIPSGLPTLRLPTFSLRELDDMLRYGIMLAVLGAIDSLLTSLVADSISQTQHDSDKELIGQGIANVISGLFGGLPGAGATMRTVVNVQAGGRTPLSGLIHALVLLLVLLGAGPLTAQIPNAVLAGILLKVGIDILDWGFIKRAPKISLKGTGIMYMVLFLTVFIDLITAVLVGAFVANMLTIKRLSDVQSSRIKTITEDTEDSNLTAAEQAILTRSEGDILLFQLGGPMSFGAAKSISRRLSFVRDYQALVLDLGEVPTIGVTAALAIESIVQDSIRRDRTVWIVVKPGQVRSRLKTLDLQRFVQNRKRTEGSAPPAIHLIENRHQALTSALALIQPKVAV from the coding sequence ATGGCAATACCGTTGATAAACACCATTGGCTTCCGCCACTGGCGAGGAGATGTTTTTGGCGGGGTGACGGCGGCCATTGTGGCGTTGCCCCTGGCGCTGGCCTTTGGGGTGGCCTCGGGAGCGGGGGCGATCGCGGGTCTGTACGGAGCCATCTTTACCGGCTTTTTCGCGGCGCTGTTTGGCGGCACTCCCACCCAGGTGTCTGGCCCCACTGGCCCCATGACGGTGGTGATCACCACCGTGATTGCCGCGCTGGTGGCCCGCTACCCCGACACTGGCCTGGCGATGGCCTTTACGGTGGTAATGCTGGGCGGCGTGCTGCAAATTCTGTTTGGGCTGATGCGCCTGGGGCAATACATCACCCTGCTGCCCTACACGGTGATCTCAGGCTTTATGTCGGGCATTGGGGTGATCATTGTGCTGCTGCAGCTGCCGCCGCTGCTGGGCCATGCCGCTACGGGGGGAGTGGTTGACACCCTGCAAGACCTGCCCGGCTTTGTGCGTCAGCCCAACTGGGTGGCCCTGGGGCTGGGGCTATTGACCCTGGTGATTGTGTTTGCCATCCCGCGCCGGTTGAACCGCATTCTGCCTGCGCCCCTGGTGGCCCTGGTGGGGGCTACGGTGGTGTCGGTGGTGGTGTTTGGCCAAGCCGATCTGCCGCGGATTGGAGACATTCCCTCGGGGCTGCCCACCCTGCGGCTGCCCACCTTTAGCCTGCGCGAACTAGACGACATGCTGCGCTACGGCATCATGCTGGCGGTCCTGGGGGCGATCGACTCGCTGCTGACCTCGCTGGTGGCCGACAGCATTTCCCAAACCCAGCACGACTCTGACAAAGAGCTGATTGGCCAGGGCATTGCCAACGTGATCTCAGGGTTGTTCGGCGGTTTACCGGGGGCCGGCGCGACCATGCGAACGGTGGTCAACGTGCAGGCCGGGGGACGGACGCCGCTGTCGGGGTTGATTCACGCGCTGGTGTTGCTGCTGGTGCTGCTGGGGGCGGGGCCGCTGACGGCGCAGATTCCGAACGCGGTGCTGGCGGGGATTTTGCTCAAGGTGGGCATTGACATTCTGGACTGGGGCTTTATCAAGCGTGCCCCCAAAATTTCCCTCAAGGGCACCGGCATTATGTATATGGTGCTGTTTTTGACGGTGTTTATTGACCTGATTACGGCGGTACTGGTGGGAGCCTTTGTGGCCAACATGCTGACGATCAAGCGGCTGAGCGATGTGCAGAGTTCCCGGATTAAAACCATTACCGAGGATACCGAAGACAGTAACCTGACCGCCGCTGAGCAAGCCATTCTCACCCGCTCTGAGGGAGATATTCTGCTGTTTCAGCTGGGAGGACCGATGAGCTTTGGGGCGGCCAAGAGCATTTCGCGCCGCCTGTCGTTTGTCAGGGATTACCAGGCGCTGGTGCTCGACCTGGGCGAAGTGCCGACCATTGGGGTGACGGCGGCGCTGGCGATCGAGTCGATTGTGCAGGATTCGATCAGGCGCGATCGCACCGTGTGGATTGTGGTCAAGCCCGGCCAGGTCAGGAGCCGCCTCAAGACCCTCGACCTGCAGCGCTTTGTGCAAAACCGCAAACGCACCGAAGGCAGCGCTCCGCCAGCGATTCATTTGATCGAAAATCGCCACCAGGCTCTGACCTCTGCTCTAGCCCTGATCCAGCCCAAGGTGGCGGTTTAG